In Bacteroidales bacterium, the following are encoded in one genomic region:
- a CDS encoding class I SAM-dependent methyltransferase gives MSIIQTAERHSAKLPSDNVMHQRHMIAYFEAAKRISGQILEIGSGEGYGIEYLSPKAEIYTAVDKFPSKYNLSKEDKKKVHFHQMSVPPLKNIAANTFDFVVSFQVIEHIKDDNFFIREIYRVLKPGGKLILTTPNRKMSLTRNPWHIREYISKELQYLTSTVFDTIDIKGIFGSEKVMKYYQANKESVARITRFDILNLQYRLPRQLLQIPYDILNRINRNKLHKTNTNTVNHIQLNDFYLGDSTEGCFDFFVIAEKKKG, from the coding sequence ATGAGTATTATTCAAACTGCCGAACGTCATTCTGCCAAACTGCCTTCTGATAATGTAATGCATCAGCGTCATATGATTGCATATTTTGAAGCAGCCAAACGCATATCCGGTCAGATACTGGAAATAGGTTCAGGCGAAGGTTATGGTATAGAATATCTATCGCCAAAAGCAGAAATATATACTGCTGTTGATAAGTTTCCATCAAAATATAATTTATCGAAAGAGGATAAAAAGAAAGTCCATTTTCACCAAATGTCTGTTCCTCCGCTCAAAAATATCGCGGCTAACACCTTCGATTTTGTAGTAAGTTTTCAAGTTATTGAACATATAAAAGACGATAATTTTTTCATTAGAGAAATTTACCGTGTTTTAAAACCGGGCGGAAAACTAATATTAACAACGCCAAATCGTAAAATGTCATTAACACGTAATCCTTGGCATATACGCGAATATATTTCAAAAGAACTACAATATCTCACATCAACGGTATTTGATACGATTGATATAAAAGGTATTTTTGGAAGCGAAAAGGTGATGAAGTATTATCAGGCAAATAAAGAAAGTGTTGCTCGTATTACTCGCTTCGACATTCTTAATCTGCAATACAGATTACCTCGACAGCTTTTACAAATCCCTTACGATATCTTAAACAGGATTAATAGAAACAAATTACACAAAACAAACACAAATACCGTTAACCATATACAATTAAACGATTTTTATTTAGGCGATTCAACAGAAGGTTGTTTTGATTTTTTTGTTATTGCCGAAAAGAAAAAAGGATAA
- a CDS encoding sigma-54-dependent Fis family transcriptional regulator has protein sequence MKKLILIIDDDQNYTSDLKLLLKKDFDTISADTVGQGIFLLNKHSPNLVLLDLMLKDGESGLSAIDIIKMEDKHIPIIMITDYSSIDTAIKAIKKGAFDYISKTTKIAELKLQINKALEHRLLLLQTESLKEDIEQPYKKLIGETPIMQKLNEQIKLFSNNNSTLLIYGESGTGKELVTRQIHQISERSEKPFVAVNCAAIPKDLLSSELFGHEKGAFTGADYRKPGRFELAGDGTLFLDEIGELDQNSQVALLRVLQEKEFHRVGGINPIKTNARVIVATNRKLETLVKKGLFREDLYYRLDILRIDVPPLRERKKDIPLLVQHFKKIACQEAKVPLKNMAEESLQLLMEYDWPGNVRELYNFIMRAVVLSQNSNEISLNIPDRQKLGELYYYEPEKEIKSWEELIEARKKAADKAARQVEKYYLEKILKKNDNNITKCAKDLGIDRTTLHKTIKRVKEDENN, from the coding sequence ATGAAAAAATTGATTTTAATTATAGATGATGATCAGAATTACACATCCGACTTAAAATTATTATTAAAGAAAGATTTTGATACAATTTCAGCCGACACTGTTGGACAAGGAATATTTCTCCTAAATAAACATTCACCCAATTTGGTGCTTCTGGATCTTATGCTTAAAGACGGCGAAAGTGGATTATCTGCAATTGATATTATTAAAATGGAAGACAAACACATTCCCATAATAATGATAACAGACTATAGCTCCATTGATACCGCCATTAAAGCCATAAAAAAAGGTGCTTTTGACTATATTTCTAAAACCACCAAAATAGCTGAATTAAAATTACAAATTAATAAAGCACTCGAACATCGTCTTTTATTACTCCAAACAGAATCTTTAAAAGAAGATATAGAACAACCCTATAAAAAATTAATCGGAGAAACTCCGATAATGCAAAAATTAAATGAGCAAATAAAACTCTTTTCAAACAACAATAGCACCCTATTAATTTATGGCGAAAGTGGTACAGGAAAAGAGTTGGTTACCCGACAAATTCACCAAATCAGTGAGAGATCAGAAAAACCCTTTGTAGCTGTAAATTGTGCTGCTATTCCAAAAGACCTTTTATCTAGTGAACTTTTCGGACATGAAAAAGGAGCTTTTACCGGAGCAGACTATAGAAAACCGGGACGATTTGAATTGGCAGGCGATGGAACTCTCTTTCTTGATGAGATAGGAGAACTAGATCAGAACTCTCAAGTAGCTCTTTTACGTGTTCTTCAAGAAAAAGAATTTCATAGGGTTGGAGGAATTAATCCTATAAAAACAAATGCAAGAGTAATTGTTGCAACCAACAGAAAACTAGAGACTTTGGTTAAAAAGGGTCTTTTTAGGGAAGACTTATATTATCGGCTCGATATATTACGAATTGATGTTCCACCTCTAAGAGAAAGAAAAAAAGATATTCCTCTGCTTGTCCAACATTTTAAAAAAATAGCCTGTCAGGAAGCAAAAGTTCCTTTAAAGAATATGGCTGAAGAATCATTACAATTACTGATGGAATACGACTGGCCGGGAAATGTTCGCGAATTGTATAATTTCATTATGCGTGCTGTTGTGCTTTCCCAAAACAGTAATGAAATATCTTTAAATATACCTGACAGACAAAAGTTGGGAGAACTATATTATTATGAACCGGAGAAAGAAATAAAATCTTGGGAAGAATTAATTGAAGCACGAAAAAAAGCTGCCGACAAAGCCGCGCGTCAAGTTGAAAAATATTATCTCGAAAAAATATTAAAGAAAAATGATAACAATATCACTAAATGCGCAAAAGATCTTGGCATTGACAGAACAACTCTACACAAAACAATAAAAAGGGTAAAAGAGGATGAAAATAATTAG
- a CDS encoding VCBS repeat-containing protein, with the protein MKRILKLFLLFFLLSNTLSVNAKQRLRTISSPKKISKIIGGNSLADYWLMDKDKNILHFQNDRWISYPIKRLVSGFEIRKILPIYVEKDRIIILSTDIGWETHISEINNGKIIHYTYIAPYPLLQLTKISDALYISGNFGLLIKLENNQCHRLSSPIQSHINVTELDPEGILWIGTDGEGLYSWDGTKFTSYTNGNNKDINNSIITDIKYSDNYLFFRTINGEIYRLFNKKIERVNINKSPFPIEVPLVSNGHYNIFSKDGKTLSFPTAYKIKSYQELDDGQFLLLTQNLDLLYNQEYSGNFFLNYASIFGIEGPEFTFNGFQFSSIHYENQLYNKIIPSIILSDFNKDDFSDILLFNISDYRHPYLYLNNTRNYFTNFTDPLGLNQLSFNGFYSYAFDLNGDEKPEIISSNYKNGNYEVNIYTKTAEQYQLSFSFQVPKKYANRPQQQVCISDIDTDGDPDLALVFGYSQSGKGNILFLINNGYGKFKPIENSNTDLFKGWNTKTIFADFNNDGLDDMYVVRNWNFNVINFKTKERGWRQSELNTNILQHQQRKGEAIVFDFDNDGDLDIFSLGESPLIRVLENDGHGNFINITKKIGLDNLNTGKIGETINSGDFDNNGYIDLFISISSEGKLTNYIYLNDSARIFVDESEKLGISDSKLKFAAIGDIDKDGDLDIYGFKKGRNVLWRNNLNNNNFLRIKLSGIKSNSQGLGAKIWIYENKHLNDSNYLVGYRQIGSQLTGLNYQNENIAHFGLNSEKKYDILIKFKAGRTISLKSISSGKTLHITEAKAPLSWWYTWDNYAYILLNNKVFLSYLFTALIGFLIILFTILIGRKRFNWDISLTSSVLAVNTILFIILLSALTTSKPFIKYYIPIGIIFFSSAGSLVFFYLIKSSHNLKSKTEKELELFQSLLNFTHGAWALSNLNSLQLYFENLSLEDMSNEEYYLPFLERKKTFTELTIPILNQIISLNKSLKYNQTLTRDLENYKYQILHIVNQDFGLINSVSKDKIYLAIIKLRDALSKLKHDVFASHSCIPKKITENLLNELKPTLSKENIKINIISFLSEEDNVLIDSQELTSIIDNCVQNSVKAMRHTKDKQLSIKLLKSDPRVFIEIIDNGCGVPNEKFNVIFENGYSTNNSTGYGLFYCKETLSKYGGRITLKESVPNRKTRFTIELQNGYKN; encoded by the coding sequence ATGAAGCGGATACTAAAGCTGTTTTTACTTTTTTTCTTACTATCAAATACCCTTTCTGTAAATGCCAAGCAAAGGCTAAGAACAATTAGCTCTCCTAAAAAAATTTCTAAAATTATTGGGGGTAATTCGCTTGCAGATTATTGGCTTATGGATAAGGACAAAAACATTCTTCATTTTCAAAATGATCGATGGATTTCGTACCCAATAAAGCGTCTTGTTTCAGGCTTTGAAATCCGAAAGATACTTCCCATTTATGTGGAAAAAGACAGGATTATAATATTGTCGACTGATATAGGTTGGGAAACCCATATCAGCGAAATAAATAATGGTAAAATTATACACTACACTTATATAGCACCATATCCACTCCTACAGCTTACAAAAATATCAGATGCATTATACATATCAGGCAATTTTGGTTTACTTATTAAACTCGAAAATAATCAATGCCATAGATTGTCCTCACCCATTCAGTCGCATATCAATGTCACTGAATTAGATCCCGAAGGGATTTTGTGGATAGGAACAGATGGCGAAGGGCTCTACTCTTGGGATGGAACAAAATTTACAAGCTATACTAATGGTAATAATAAAGACATTAATAATAGCATTATTACCGATATCAAATATTCTGATAACTATTTGTTCTTTCGTACCATAAACGGAGAAATCTACAGGCTTTTCAATAAAAAGATAGAACGTGTAAATATAAATAAGTCCCCATTCCCAATAGAAGTGCCATTAGTTAGTAATGGTCATTATAACATCTTTTCTAAAGATGGAAAAACACTTTCATTCCCAACTGCATATAAAATTAAATCCTATCAAGAGCTTGACGATGGACAATTCTTATTACTTACACAAAATCTCGACTTGCTGTACAACCAAGAATATTCCGGAAATTTCTTTTTGAATTACGCCTCAATATTTGGAATTGAAGGACCTGAATTTACTTTCAACGGTTTTCAATTTTCTTCTATTCATTATGAAAACCAATTGTATAATAAAATAATACCAAGTATTATTCTCTCAGATTTCAATAAAGATGATTTCTCGGATATATTATTATTCAATATTTCAGACTACCGACATCCCTACCTTTATCTTAACAATACACGGAATTATTTTACCAATTTTACCGATCCCCTGGGGCTTAATCAACTCTCATTTAATGGATTTTACAGCTACGCCTTTGACTTAAATGGAGATGAAAAGCCGGAGATTATCAGTTCCAATTATAAAAATGGAAACTATGAAGTAAATATTTATACAAAAACAGCAGAACAATATCAACTCTCCTTTTCATTTCAAGTTCCAAAAAAATATGCAAACAGACCTCAACAGCAAGTATGCATTTCAGATATCGACACTGATGGAGATCCTGACTTAGCCTTGGTTTTTGGCTATAGTCAATCCGGAAAGGGGAATATTTTATTTTTAATCAATAATGGTTATGGTAAATTTAAACCTATCGAAAATTCTAACACAGATTTATTTAAGGGTTGGAACACCAAAACAATATTTGCCGATTTTAATAACGATGGTTTGGATGATATGTATGTAGTCCGCAATTGGAATTTTAATGTTATTAATTTTAAAACTAAAGAAAGAGGTTGGAGACAATCTGAATTGAATACTAACATTCTACAACATCAGCAAAGAAAAGGAGAAGCAATAGTTTTTGATTTTGATAATGATGGCGATTTAGATATTTTTTCACTCGGCGAAAGTCCGCTTATCAGGGTATTAGAAAATGATGGGCATGGAAATTTTATTAATATCACAAAGAAAATTGGTTTAGATAATCTAAATACAGGCAAAATAGGAGAAACAATTAATTCCGGAGATTTTGACAATAACGGATACATCGATCTATTTATAAGTATTTCATCTGAAGGAAAACTAACAAACTATATTTATTTAAATGATTCTGCCCGAATTTTTGTAGATGAATCTGAAAAACTTGGAATAAGCGATAGTAAGCTCAAGTTTGCAGCCATAGGCGATATTGATAAGGATGGAGACTTAGACATCTACGGTTTTAAAAAAGGACGCAATGTGCTTTGGAGGAACAATTTGAATAACAATAATTTTCTTCGTATTAAGTTAAGCGGAATAAAATCAAACAGCCAAGGATTAGGAGCTAAAATTTGGATTTATGAAAATAAGCATCTAAACGATTCTAATTATTTAGTAGGATACCGGCAAATAGGTAGTCAACTTACAGGACTAAATTATCAAAATGAAAATATAGCACACTTTGGTTTAAACTCTGAAAAAAAATATGATATTCTAATAAAATTCAAAGCGGGAAGAACAATATCCTTAAAATCCATCTCATCAGGGAAAACCCTTCATATTACGGAAGCGAAAGCTCCCTTATCTTGGTGGTATACTTGGGATAATTATGCATACATATTGCTAAATAACAAAGTGTTCCTATCCTATCTGTTTACTGCTCTTATCGGATTTCTAATAATATTATTTACCATCCTTATTGGCAGGAAGAGATTCAATTGGGATATTTCTTTAACAAGTAGTGTACTTGCAGTTAACACAATCCTATTTATCATCCTCTTAAGTGCGCTAACAACATCTAAACCATTTATAAAATATTACATTCCTATAGGAATTATTTTTTTCAGTTCAGCAGGCTCACTTGTTTTTTTCTATTTGATAAAAAGTTCACACAATCTGAAGAGCAAAACAGAGAAAGAGCTGGAATTATTTCAATCATTATTAAACTTTACTCACGGGGCTTGGGCATTGAGCAACTTAAATAGTTTACAGCTTTATTTCGAAAACTTATCTCTTGAGGATATGAGCAATGAAGAATATTATTTACCTTTTTTGGAAAGAAAAAAAACTTTTACCGAATTAACAATCCCCATCTTAAATCAAATTATATCTCTGAATAAGAGTCTTAAATACAACCAAACCTTAACCCGTGATCTTGAAAATTATAAATATCAAATATTACACATTGTAAATCAAGACTTTGGTCTAATAAATTCTGTTAGCAAAGACAAAATATATTTAGCCATAATTAAACTAAGAGATGCACTCTCTAAGCTTAAGCATGATGTATTTGCATCACATTCATGTATTCCGAAAAAAATAACAGAAAACCTTCTTAATGAGCTTAAACCCACACTCTCAAAAGAAAATATCAAAATAAATATCATTAGTTTTTTATCAGAAGAAGATAACGTTTTAATAGATTCTCAGGAACTAACCAGTATAATAGATAATTGCGTACAAAATTCTGTAAAAGCAATGCGCCATACTAAAGATAAACAGTTAAGCATAAAATTATTGAAAAGCGATCCTCGAGTTTTTATTGAAATTATCGACAATGGCTGTGGAGTTCCAAATGAGAAGTTTAATGTGATATTCGAAAATGGATACTCAACAAATAACAGTACCGGCTACGGCCTCTTTTATTGTAAAGAAACACTTTCAAAATATGGAGGGAGAATAACACTAAAAGAAAGTGTTCCCAACAGAAAGACAAGATTTACTATTGAATTACAAAACGGATATAAAAATTAA